The DNA region CCTACTGCTGGAACTCGACGAAGACCTGCACTTCCACCGCTATCGCGGCATCACGCTCACCGCACCGTGGGTCACCGATCTTCCTTGGGCCGATGCCTACCGCGAGTATGTGGTCACCGGGGAACGGCGGGCTGGGACGGGTGGCAGGCGATGGACCAGTCCGTCCGCCGAGCGGATGTTCGGCCCGGCCGATCCCGACGGTGTTTTCGGCGACCGAGGCGCGCCGCGATGGAAGCAACGCGCTCTGTACGACGCGATGAAGGACACGGCCGCCGCCTCAGGAGCGGTCCGGCTGGCTCGGATCTCCATCTACGACCGGGTGGCGGGTGCGCTGTTGAACGATGTGCTGTATGGCCGGGCGGACATCCCTGCGATCGCGGTGGCACAACTCGTCGATGAACGCTCGACGAGCGGCCGATCGGCACCCCTATCCGGCTTCGAAAAGTAGCTTGTGGTCGAATATTCGTGCGATTTAGCACCGCAGGCTACTTCTCGTCAAGGAGATCAGCGGCCGGAGGGTCCTCCGGGTGGCAGATCGGAGGGGGAATCGGTCGGCATGCCGGATGGCATCCCGCTGCTCGCCTGGGGCGAGCCCTCGTTGTTGAGCAGATAGATGACCTGGGGTCGTTGTTGGGAGGGCAGCAGCCGGCTGACAGTGACACCGGTGAACATGCCGAGCAGGAAGATCAGAGCGACGACGAGTCCAGTCGTCAGTCGACTGCGCTTCTTGGGCGGCTCGTAGTAGTCCTCATCGTCTTCGGCCGGCTCGACCCAGGTAGTCATCGAAGCGCCGGCGGCCTGGGGACTCCTTGTCGGCATCGCTTCTTCGTCACGTCGCGTGCTACTCATGGCGGCTACTCATAGCGGAGGGCGTCGATGGGCTTGAGGGAGGCGGCCCGGTTGGCGGGGTAGAGGCCGAAGATCAGCCCGACCGCCAAGGAGAAGGAGAAGGCCAGCACGATCGAGCCGGGCGAGACGACCGGCTGGAAGGTGCCGACCTCGACCAGTCCGGTGAGCGAGCCGAGCAGCACACCGAGCAGGCCGCCGATCATCGACAACATGACCGCCTCCAGCAGGAACTGCGCGATGATGTCGGCCTTCCCGGCACCGATGGCCTTGCGGATGCCGATCTCGCGGGTCCGCTCGGTGACGGTGACCAGCATGATGTTCATCACCCCGATTCCGCCAACCAGCAAGGAGATCCCGGCGATGGCGCCGAGCAGCAGGGTGAGGGTCGAGGTGATCGTGGTGGCCGCGGACAGGAACGACGCCGAGCTGGTCACCGAGAAGTCGCGATCGGTGGAGTTGGTGCCGTGGCGGGCATCCAGAATCCGTTCGACCTGACTCTGGGCGGCATCGACGGTGTCGGCCGAGGTGGCCTTGACCGAGATGGAGCCGAGATTCTGATAGCCGGCCAGTGTGTCCTGTACGGCAGTGGCCGGTGCGATGATCACGTCGTCTTGATTCTGGATGCCGCTGCTGCCCTTGGCGGTCAGGATGCCGACCACGGTGAAGGCGTTGCCGTTCAGGTTGATCGTCTTGTCGAGGATCCCATTGCCGTCGCCGCCGACGAGCTCCTGCGCCACAGTCGGACCCACGAGGGCGACCCGGGCATGGTCCAGATAGTCGTCGTCGGTGAAGGCGCGGCCGCCGGCGACCGTGTCGTTGTTGATCAACAGGTACGCAGGTGTGGTGCCGGTCATCGTGCCGACATCGTGTGAGTTGCCCCGGTAGGTCGCCGTCACCGAGGACACGCTCACGACCGGCGCAACGCCGAGCACGTCGGGAGCTTGAGATCGGTCGGCGAGAGCCTCGGCATCGCCGAGAGTGAGCTGGGCCTTGCGGATGTCGGTGCCGCCGTCGAAGGGATCGGTGTCCTCGGAGTCGGTTTGCGCGTTGGCACCCGCCCCACCCGGGCCACCTGGACCGCCCGGTCCACCGCCACCGAACAGACCCGCTCCGGAGCTCCCGGCGGTCACGGTGAGGGTGTTGGAGCCGAGACTGTTGAGCGTGCTGGTGACGCTGGCGCTGGCGCCGTTTCCGACCGCGACCAAGGTGATCACCGACGCGACGCCGATCAGCACCCCGAGCATCGTCAGCAACGACCGCGCCTTGTTGGCGGTCACCCCCCGCCAGGCGAAGCGGAGGCTCTCGGCGAGGTTCACGCCGCGGCCCGGGCGTCGGGGTGTCGAGGCGGCAAGGCGTGCACCGGGACCCGCCGGCTATCGGACTCGATCAGGCCGTCGCGCATCCGCAGCACCCGCTTGGCATGCGAGGCGACCTCATCCTCATGCGTGATCACCACGATGGTTCGACCGGCCGCCGACAGCGCGTCGAACAGGGCGAGGACATCCTCGGTGCTGTGACTGTCCAAGGCCCCGGTCGGCTCGTCGGCCAGCAGCAGCACCGGCTCGGTGGCGATGGCGCGGGCCACGGCGACGCGTTGCTGCTGGCCGCCGGAGAGCTGGGCCGGGGTGTGGCCCAGGCGCTCGCCGAGCCCAACGAGTTCCAGGGCTGCTTTCGCCCGCTCGCGCCGTTCCTTCGCGCCGACCCGGCCGTACGCCAGGGGCAGTTCGACGTTCCGCAGTGCGCTGGTGCGGGCGATCAGGTTGAAGCTCTGGAAGACGAAGCCGATCTTGTGGTTCCTGATCCTGGACTGCTGTCGATCGTTGAGCCGCCGTACGTCGATGCCGTCCAGCCGATAGACCCCGGTGGAGGGGACGTCCAGGCAACCGATGATGTTCATCAGCGTGGACTTGCCCGAGCCGGAGGCGCCCATGATCGCGACATAGTCGCCGCGCTCGACGACGAGGTCGATCCCGGCAACGGCATGTACGGCTGTCTCGCCCTCGCCGTAGGTCTTGGTGACGCCGCGGAGATCGATCACCGGCACCCGGGCGGCTGGGTTGCTCATCGGGGTCCGCCGCTGCCAGTGCCCGACTCACCATTGTCAGTGTTCGTCCCGCCACCCGCGCCACCGGATCCACCGCCCGCGCCGTCGGATCCAGCGGAGCCGCCAGGTCCACCGGGGAAGGTGAAGCCTTGCGTACCGGTGCCGGTGGGCAATACGAGCTGGTCGCCCTCGTTCAAGCCGCGGGTGACCTCGGTGCCGACCGAACCGACCAGGCCGGTCTCGATCTGCACCGTGGCGTCGGTGCCGTCGGCTCGCCGGGTGACCGTGGCTTGGTTGCCGGTCGTGGTGATCGCGCTGGTCGGCACATACAAGACGTCGGCGTGCGAGGCGGTGGTGATGGTGACGTCGCCGGTCTGACCCAGCCGGACCGTGGAGTTGGCCGTCGGCAGGGAGATCGCCACGTCGTACTGCACGACGTTGTTCGAGACGGTGCTCTGGGTGGCGACCGAGGTGACCTTGCCGGACAGGGTCTTGCTCGACGCCGGGAAGGTCACCGATGCCGTCTGGCCCGCCTTGACCTTGACGATGTCGGCCTCGGCGACGGAGGCGGTGATCTGCTTGACCTTCTCGTTCACCAGGGTGACCAGACCCGAACTCGACGAGGAACTGCTGCTTGACGTGCCAGAGCTGCCTGAGGTCCCGTTGCCACTGGTGCCTCCCGACGAGCCCCCGCTGGCCGAACCGCCGCCGGAGGACGACTGACCCAGCACGGCCGAGATGTCGGCGACGGTGCCGTCGACCGGCGCGCGAACAGTCGTGTCCTTGACGGCTTGTTCGGCCTGCTCCACCGACACACGTGCGTTGTCGATCTGTGCTTGAGCCGACTCGACCGCGCCCTCACGCGCCGGCTGCTGGTTGGACGCCCGTTGTGCCTCTTGCGAGGCGAGGCTGTCCCCGGCGGCGGACACCTGGCCCTCCTGGGTCTGCACGTTCTGTTTCGAGGAGAGCAGTGTCTTGTCGCGGGTCTGCTGGGCCTGGGTGAGGCTGCTCTTCGCGGTGGTGACAGCGTTCTCTGCAGTGGTGACCGCGGACTGTGCCTGGGTGACCTGGTTCTGCAACTCCGTCGTCTTGGTGGGGTCGGTCTCGCTCGCCAGCTCTCGTTGTGCCTTGGCGAGTTCCGACTTCGCATCGGACAGCTGGTCTTTGGCGTCCTCGACCGCGGAGTCGGCCTTGTTGACCAGAGCATGTTGTTGCTTCTGATCCAACGCGTAGGTCGCCTTGGCCTGCGACAGCGCCTTGCGGGCATTCGACAGAGCGGTCTGGGCGCTCCGCACGCCGGCGTCGTCGACCGCCTGGTCCTGGGTCGAACGACCTTGCGTCGTGGTGGTCATGCCGGCCTCGGCGGAGGCCAAACTTGCCTTCGCGGTCTTCAGGTCCCGCCGGGCCGAGGTGTCGTCGATCTTGAGGAGCTTGTCGCCCTTCGCCACCTTGGCGCCGACCTTGACGTAGATCTTGGTGACCTCGCCCGAACCACTGGGGTTGACCGCCACCGTCGAGCCGGCCTCGACGTTGCCGGTCGCGGTCACCGTCGAGCTGACCGTGCCACGTTGGACGCTCACCAGCGTGCCGGTCGGCTGCTGGGGAGCGCCGCCGATCGCCGAGAACGCAGTGGCGGCGCCGACGCCGAGGATGGCGACGCCGAGCACGGAATTGATGATGATCGTCCGGCGCTTCACCGGTGCCGTCCGGCCGGCGAGTGAGGGCTCGAGCACATGGGGCCGAGGATGACCCGCCAAGATGCCAGAACGACGGGAGGACGGTGACAGTTCGATGAGAGCGGTCCGATTGTCATCGAATTCTCACCAAGATCGCGCACTCTGGCAGACATGCAGATCGCGCCGGAACTGAGGGACTCTCGCATCCTCGTGGTGGACGACGAGCCTCATCTGGTGGAGATGCTCGGCGTGAGCCTACGGTACGTCGGCTTCGAGGTCGCCTCGGCGACGACCGGGGTCGAGGCGCTTCGGGTGGCGGAGGAGTTCCGGCCTGACCTGGTGGTGTTGGACGTGATGCTGCCCGACGCCGACGGCTTTGCCCTGCTGCCGATGCTCCGAGCCGGTGGCGAGGTCGGCGTGTTGTTCCTGACCGCCCGTGACTCGATGGACGACAAGCTCCATGGGCTGACGATCGGCGGCGACGACTACGTCACCAAGCCGTTCAGCCTGGAGGAGGTGATCACTCGGGTCGGTGTGATCCTGCGTCGGCTGCGTCCGACCGGCATCGCCGGCATCACGCAGAGCTCCGGGATGCTCCGGTACGCCGATCTCGTGCTCGACGAGGACGGTCACGAGGTGTGGCGCGGGGACCAGCCGATCCACCTGTCGCCGACCGAGTTCTCGCTGCTGAGCTTCTTGATGCGCAACGCCGGCCGGGTGATGTCGCGAGCCCAGATCCTCGAGCACGTCTGGCACTACGACTTCAACGGTGACTCCAGCGTGGTGGACTCCTACATCCGCTATCTACGACGCAAGGTCGACGTCTACGACCCGCCGCTGATCGACACCGTCCGCGGGGTCGGCTACAGCCTGCGGCTACCGCGGGATCGCCGATGACCCAGACCGAGCGTCCGTCGGCGGCCCGTTGGCCGGTGAGCCGACTCCGACGGCTCTCACTGCGGGGGCGGCTGGTGATCGGGGTGGTCGGGCTGCTCACGCTCGGGCTGATCCTGGCGAACGTGGCCGCGGTGATGTTGATCAGCAACTATCAGCAGCAGCGCATCGACGCACAGCTCGAAGGCCCGCTGCCTGGTGCCGACACAGATCGGCTGGGCCTGACATCCGAGCAGCTGTGCCAGGTGATCGACCGTGCCGACGGAGGCAGACAGCAGCTCCCGACCAGCTATGCCTTCGCCGTCACTGATGCCACCGGCGCGGTGCTCTGTGAGCTGCCCCGGCAAGCGACGGCTCCAGGCCGTCCCGATCTGTCCAGAGCCACCGAGGACCTTGCGGCCGCGGCTTCCAGCCAGCAGCCGATCACCGTGCCCGACACCGAGCACGGGGCGCCGTGGCGGGTCAGAGTGGCGGCCACGGAGGACGGGTACGGGGTGATCGCGATCTCGCTGGCCGATGCGTTCGACACGCTGCGGCGACTGCAGCTGATCACGCTGGTCGTCTCCGCGGTCATCGTGCTGCTCGGCGGGCTGGGCAGCTGGTTCATGGTGCGGCTTGCGCTGCGACCGCTGACTGCCATCGAGCGCACCGCCCGGGCGATTGCCGCCGGCGATCTCTCACAGCGGGTGGCGCAGCCGCCCGCCGACACCGAGATCGGCCGGTTGACCGGCTCGCTGAACACCATGCTCACCCAGATCGAGCAGGGCTTCGACGACAAGATCGCCACCGAGGCGCGGCTGCGGCGGTTCATCGCCGACGCGAGTCACGAGTTGCGTACGCCGCTGGCCAGCATCCGCGGCCATGCCGAGATGTACCGTCAGGGCGTCGCCAGCAGTCCCGAAGAGGTCGCGGTGATCATGGACCGGATCGAGTCGGAGTCCATCCGGATGAGCGATCTGGTCAACGACCTGCTGCTGCTGGCCCGGCTGGATACCGCGCCAGGACTCGATCATCGGCCTGTCGATCTGCTCACCGTCGCGGCTGACACGGTGCTGGATGCCCGTGCCCGGGACTCGCAACGGACAGTGACCCTGGCCAGGGGAGAGGGAGACGGCTGGCTCGATGAGCCGCCGGTCGTGCTGGGGGATGAGAGCCGAATCCGGCAGGTGCTCGGCAATGTGGTCGCCAATGTGCTCCGGCATACGCCGGCCGGCACGCCGTACGAGGTGACGATCGGAGTCCGGTCGGACGCGGTGGTGGCCGAGATCGTCGACCATGGCCGAGGACTCGAGCCCGAGACGGCGGCGCGGGTCTTCGAGCGCTTCTATCGCAGCGACTACGGCCGAGCGCGGAGCCAGGGAGGCGCTGGACTCGGACTCTCGATCGCCGCAGGCTTGATGGGCGCCCACCACGGCACGATCGATCACTCCGACACCCCGGGCGGGGGCTGCACCTTCACCCTCACGTTCCCACGCGTGAGTGGCTGACGCGGAGAGGCGAGAGATGGCAAAGGTCTCATCTGCGGCCAACGAGGCACTCATCTGCAGGTGATGAAGTCAGCACCGTAGTCAGCTGAGCACACACCCGACGGGAAACCCTTCATGCAGTTTTCGACCAATTCGTTTGTCCGCCCCTTGGCCATCGGTGCGGCCACGATCGCCCTGGCAGTGACTGTGGGGTGCTCGGCGCCGGACGAGTCGCCGACCAGTTCGCCGGTACCGGCGAACACGTCGTCGGCGCCGGCCTCCGCACCGGCGAGTCCGAGTGCGAGTTCGTCCCCCGACACGACCGGATCCAGCACTGCCGCCGAGTCCAACGACGCGATGGTTGCCGCAGGACGACTCGCCGCGAAGGAGATCAACGGCGGGACCGTCGTCTCGATCGAGTCCGAGCGAGACGGGTGGGAGGTGCATGTCGTGACTTCCGACGGCGGCGAGCAGCAGCTCCGGACCGATCCGTCCGGAACCCGGGTGGTGTCCGGTCCCGCCGACGATCGTCCCGATGCCGATGACAAGGCGGAGAACAAGAGCTTCAGCTCGGTCGACATCGACTTCGTCCGCGCCGTCGAGGTGACCGTGGGTGAGATCAGCGACGCGCAGATCAACGAGCTCAATCTCGACACCGAGAACCGCCGGATTGTCTGGGAGGCGGATGTATCGACGGGATCGCAGCAACGTACGGTGCAGATCGACGCCACCAGCGGAGAGGTCCTCAGCAACCGCGCCGACGACTGACGGCCTGGGTCGGGTCGCAGCCTCCGGATCCAGTGGATCGAGACCGTGGCGTGGGCCCCGGACCTGGAGCAGACTGAGCGAGTAGATCCAGGGCCGCAGGCCCGAGCAGACTCACCAGAGGCGGAGGACCGACCCATGACAGCAGCGCGACCGATCCACTTCGAGATCCACGCCGACGACGTGTCTCGAGCCGTGGCGTTCTATCGGGACGTCTTCGGCTGGGCGTTCGAGGACTGGAGTGAGTATGCAGGGATGCCCTATTTCGGGGCGGTGACCGGCGAGGAAGGCACGCCGGGGATCAACGGAGCGATCATGGAGCGGAGAGGCGACGGCGGGGGCGCGGGAGCTCCGGTGAACGGGGCGGTGCTCACCTTGGGCTGCGAGGATTACGACAGCCTGCATACGGCGATCCTCGAGGCCGGTGGCCAGGTGGCTCATCCCAAGAGCCCGCTGCCGGGGATGGCTTGGCAGGGCTACTACCTCGACACCGAGGGCAACGTGTTCGGCTTGCATCAGCCAGACCCGGCCGCTGCCTGACCAGGCTCCGACGGGCCACCCGCCGGCACCCGGTGTGGAAAAAGGATCACTGTGTGAAAGATCTTCGTCGGGGTATGCAACCTGTTGCTGACCTGGGGCGTATGAGGGCTTAGTCGGATCCAGAAAGGGGGCGGGTCATGCGCGTCGGGCCCTCGAGTTGTCATGTCTAGACCGATGGCCGTCCCCGGTCGGGTGTCGGTGGCCGCTGGCGACGCGCGGGTGCGAGAGATGGATGCCGATGAGTTTGATGCGCTCTACGCGAGGTCGTTCAGGCGGCTGGTTGCGCAGATCTACGCGATGTGCGGCAACTTCGCCGAGGCGCAGGACTGCGTACAGGAGGCGTTCGTCCGGGCCTGGGATCGGCGCCGCGTGCTGGACAGAGAGCAGTGCCCGGAAGCGTGGGTCCGCACGGTCGCATACCGGCTCGCCGTCAGTCGGTGGCGACGCGCCCAGCGGGCGCTACGCCCACCGGATCGCTCCCAGCTGCCCCGACCGGTGCCGGAGCCTGACGCATCGCGGGTGGAGTTGATGCGCGCACTGGATCAGTTGCCCGCGGATCAGCGTCGGGCAATCGTGCTGTTCCATCTGTGCGATGTGTCCATTCGAGACATCGCGGTCGAGACCGGAGCGCCGGTCGGCACGGTGAAAGCTCGGCTCTCTCGGGGGCGGGCGGCGTTGGCGGGTCTGCTCGCCGTCTCCGATGAGGGCTCCGTTGATCAGGAGAGAGCCGATGGCTGAGTGGGATCGGCTGGAGGAACGGCTCAAGGACCTGGGAGAAAGCGCCTCCTCGTCCGTCCATGACCCCTTGGATCCGGCCCTCGTGCGACAGCGTGGTGCGCGCCGACGGCATTGGCGATGGACGGTGACGGTCGTCACCGCCGCGGTCATGATGATCTCGGGTGGGGCAGGCGTGTACGCCTTGACCGTCCAGCGCCAGACTCCGGTCCCGGCCGGCCTGCCCACCCGGAGTCCGAGTGTGCAGTACGTCGAAAGCACGGTGGAGCCGAGCGGTCGGGCCAGTCTGCTGCCCACCACCTCAGCTCCCCGAGAGCGGCCGCGGTCGGTGCCGCTGCCGTACGCGACAACAAAGCCAAGCACCCCGGATCCGGGATCGGTGTCGCCGACGCCCACGCCGACTCCCACTCCGGAGCCGACCGACACCCCGACGCCGACCCCGACCCTGACGCCAGAGCCGTCGCCCACCTCGGAACCCAGTGAGGAAAGTCCGAGCTATACGGCACTGCCGATTCCCTCGAACGGAGCGAGTCGCTGAGCCAGGTCGGAAACTGACGTAATTCTTCCCAGTTGTGCAACCTTCTGACCTGGCGTCGCGTATTCGTTTCGACAGCTGTCGTGTCCAGGACAGACATTGAGGCTCGGGAAGGAGCACGATGCACCAACGACAGATGACGACGCGCCGGACGATGGTCAGCCTGATCGCCTTGGCGGGAGTGATCACCGCCATCGGTCTGGCTCCGGCCACAGCGACCGACCACCAGGCGGATCCGCGTCCGGCGGCCCGATGCAGTTCGGGAGTGCCGGGTGACGTGAACGGCGACGGCTTCGCCGAGATCGCGGTCGGCGAGCCGGGCAATGCCAAGGATCGTGGCTCTGTCCATGTCTTCTACGGACAGCGGAGCGGTTTGGTCACCAACGCCACCGGCAGCGCTCGGAATGACCACTACCTCACTCAGGACACCCGTGGGGTGCCCGGGAAGGCCGAGACCGGCGATGCCTTCGGCACTTCGACACTGCTTGCCGACGTCAACGGCGATGGCTGCGCCGACCTCGCGGTCGGCAGCCCAGGGGAGAACGCCGGCACCGGCTGGGTGCAGGTCTTCTTCGGCTCGCCCACCGGTCTGAAGACCACTGGCACGCAGAGCTTCACTCTCTCGCAGATCCCCGGCTCACCTGGCAGCGCACGAGATCAGGAACTGGGTGACGAGCTCGCTGCCGGCGATCTGGATGGTGACGGCATCGATGACCTGATGGCCGGCATCGCCGGACTCCGCGTCGATGGGAAGGATGCGGCCGGTGGCGTCGCGGTGGTCTACGGCGGGCCCTCGGGGTTGCAGTTGACGAGGTCGGCGATGTTGACCCGCGATACGCCGGGCATCCCGGGGGAGAGCGGGAAGTACGTCGGCTTCGGTGCCGCGGTGGCGACCGGGGACTTCGACGGTGACGGGTCCACGGAGCTTGCGATCGGTTCGACCAACGGATTGTCCGGTGGCACGGTCCAGACCGTCGAACGCACGCCGGACGGCTTCACCGGAAATGAGCCGATCAGTCCTCATTCAGTCGGGATGCCGGGCCAGGCTGATCGATTCTGTGCCTTCGGTTTCGTGCTGGCCAGCGGCGACGTTCATGGCGATGGCCGAGACGATCTGGCGGTTGGGGACCCTGCTTTCGGCTGTCACGACGAACCGGATGTCGACTATGCAATGGGATCCGTGGTGCTGCTGGCCGGCTCGAAGGACGGTCTGACGACGTCGAACAGTCAGCTGTGGACGCAGGACAGTCCCGGCGTGGCGGGCACCGCGCGACTTGGAAACGTCTTCAGCGAGGCGCTGGCGATGGCGCCGCTGGACGAGGGACCCACGGCGGACTTGGTGATCGGTGCTCCGGGTGACACCGATGGCGGGTCGGTCACCGTGCTGCTCGGCGGGCCGGACGGACTCACCACCGAGGGCATCGGTGGTACGCGATTCACCCAGGCCACCCTGGGCATCCCCGGCACTCCGGAGAGCGAGGACGCCTTCGGTGAGGTTGTGACCACGCCCCATCTGCAGAGTC from Microlunatus phosphovorus NM-1 includes:
- a CDS encoding DUF7255 family protein, whose product is MVKTGRRVTKLRELLRSAGRAELETAPPAPRLDSLPESVSASVLDLYRVLGGVQDVPRLAPGNWDVAYDDGLLLELDEDLHFHRYRGITLTAPWVTDLPWADAYREYVVTGERRAGTGGRRWTSPSAERMFGPADPDGVFGDRGAPRWKQRALYDAMKDTAAASGAVRLARISIYDRVAGALLNDVLYGRADIPAIAVAQLVDERSTSGRSAPLSGFEK
- a CDS encoding ABC transporter permease; protein product: MNLAESLRFAWRGVTANKARSLLTMLGVLIGVASVITLVAVGNGASASVTSTLNSLGSNTLTVTAGSSGAGLFGGGGPGGPGGPGGAGANAQTDSEDTDPFDGGTDIRKAQLTLGDAEALADRSQAPDVLGVAPVVSVSSVTATYRGNSHDVGTMTGTTPAYLLINNDTVAGGRAFTDDDYLDHARVALVGPTVAQELVGGDGNGILDKTINLNGNAFTVVGILTAKGSSGIQNQDDVIIAPATAVQDTLAGYQNLGSISVKATSADTVDAAQSQVERILDARHGTNSTDRDFSVTSSASFLSAATTITSTLTLLLGAIAGISLLVGGIGVMNIMLVTVTERTREIGIRKAIGAGKADIIAQFLLEAVMLSMIGGLLGVLLGSLTGLVEVGTFQPVVSPGSIVLAFSFSLAVGLIFGLYPANRAASLKPIDALRYE
- a CDS encoding ABC transporter ATP-binding protein produces the protein MSNPAARVPVIDLRGVTKTYGEGETAVHAVAGIDLVVERGDYVAIMGASGSGKSTLMNIIGCLDVPSTGVYRLDGIDVRRLNDRQQSRIRNHKIGFVFQSFNLIARTSALRNVELPLAYGRVGAKERRERAKAALELVGLGERLGHTPAQLSGGQQQRVAVARAIATEPVLLLADEPTGALDSHSTEDVLALFDALSAAGRTIVVITHEDEVASHAKRVLRMRDGLIESDSRRVPVHALPPRHPDARAAA
- a CDS encoding HlyD family efflux transporter periplasmic adaptor subunit produces the protein MLEPSLAGRTAPVKRRTIIINSVLGVAILGVGAATAFSAIGGAPQQPTGTLVSVQRGTVSSTVTATGNVEAGSTVAVNPSGSGEVTKIYVKVGAKVAKGDKLLKIDDTSARRDLKTAKASLASAEAGMTTTTQGRSTQDQAVDDAGVRSAQTALSNARKALSQAKATYALDQKQQHALVNKADSAVEDAKDQLSDAKSELAKAQRELASETDPTKTTELQNQVTQAQSAVTTAENAVTTAKSSLTQAQQTRDKTLLSSKQNVQTQEGQVSAAGDSLASQEAQRASNQQPAREGAVESAQAQIDNARVSVEQAEQAVKDTTVRAPVDGTVADISAVLGQSSSGGGSASGGSSGGTSGNGTSGSSGTSSSSSSSSSGLVTLVNEKVKQITASVAEADIVKVKAGQTASVTFPASSKTLSGKVTSVATQSTVSNNVVQYDVAISLPTANSTVRLGQTGDVTITTASHADVLYVPTSAITTTGNQATVTRRADGTDATVQIETGLVGSVGTEVTRGLNEGDQLVLPTGTGTQGFTFPGGPGGSAGSDGAGGGSGGAGGGTNTDNGESGTGSGGPR
- a CDS encoding response regulator transcription factor encodes the protein MQIAPELRDSRILVVDDEPHLVEMLGVSLRYVGFEVASATTGVEALRVAEEFRPDLVVLDVMLPDADGFALLPMLRAGGEVGVLFLTARDSMDDKLHGLTIGGDDYVTKPFSLEEVITRVGVILRRLRPTGIAGITQSSGMLRYADLVLDEDGHEVWRGDQPIHLSPTEFSLLSFLMRNAGRVMSRAQILEHVWHYDFNGDSSVVDSYIRYLRRKVDVYDPPLIDTVRGVGYSLRLPRDRR
- a CDS encoding sensor histidine kinase gives rise to the protein MTQTERPSAARWPVSRLRRLSLRGRLVIGVVGLLTLGLILANVAAVMLISNYQQQRIDAQLEGPLPGADTDRLGLTSEQLCQVIDRADGGRQQLPTSYAFAVTDATGAVLCELPRQATAPGRPDLSRATEDLAAAASSQQPITVPDTEHGAPWRVRVAATEDGYGVIAISLADAFDTLRRLQLITLVVSAVIVLLGGLGSWFMVRLALRPLTAIERTARAIAAGDLSQRVAQPPADTEIGRLTGSLNTMLTQIEQGFDDKIATEARLRRFIADASHELRTPLASIRGHAEMYRQGVASSPEEVAVIMDRIESESIRMSDLVNDLLLLARLDTAPGLDHRPVDLLTVAADTVLDARARDSQRTVTLARGEGDGWLDEPPVVLGDESRIRQVLGNVVANVLRHTPAGTPYEVTIGVRSDAVVAEIVDHGRGLEPETAARVFERFYRSDYGRARSQGGAGLGLSIAAGLMGAHHGTIDHSDTPGGGCTFTLTFPRVSG
- a CDS encoding PepSY domain-containing protein, giving the protein MVAAGRLAAKEINGGTVVSIESERDGWEVHVVTSDGGEQQLRTDPSGTRVVSGPADDRPDADDKAENKSFSSVDIDFVRAVEVTVGEISDAQINELNLDTENRRIVWEADVSTGSQQRTVQIDATSGEVLSNRADD
- a CDS encoding VOC family protein; amino-acid sequence: MTAARPIHFEIHADDVSRAVAFYRDVFGWAFEDWSEYAGMPYFGAVTGEEGTPGINGAIMERRGDGGGAGAPVNGAVLTLGCEDYDSLHTAILEAGGQVAHPKSPLPGMAWQGYYLDTEGNVFGLHQPDPAAA
- a CDS encoding RNA polymerase sigma factor, with protein sequence MSRPMAVPGRVSVAAGDARVREMDADEFDALYARSFRRLVAQIYAMCGNFAEAQDCVQEAFVRAWDRRRVLDREQCPEAWVRTVAYRLAVSRWRRAQRALRPPDRSQLPRPVPEPDASRVELMRALDQLPADQRRAIVLFHLCDVSIRDIAVETGAPVGTVKARLSRGRAALAGLLAVSDEGSVDQERADG
- a CDS encoding FG-GAP repeat protein, whose protein sequence is MTTRRTMVSLIALAGVITAIGLAPATATDHQADPRPAARCSSGVPGDVNGDGFAEIAVGEPGNAKDRGSVHVFYGQRSGLVTNATGSARNDHYLTQDTRGVPGKAETGDAFGTSTLLADVNGDGCADLAVGSPGENAGTGWVQVFFGSPTGLKTTGTQSFTLSQIPGSPGSARDQELGDELAAGDLDGDGIDDLMAGIAGLRVDGKDAAGGVAVVYGGPSGLQLTRSAMLTRDTPGIPGESGKYVGFGAAVATGDFDGDGSTELAIGSTNGLSGGTVQTVERTPDGFTGNEPISPHSVGMPGQADRFCAFGFVLASGDVHGDGRDDLAVGDPAFGCHDEPDVDYAMGSVVLLAGSKDGLTTSNSQLWTQDSPGVAGTARLGNVFSEALAMAPLDEGPTADLVIGAPGDTDGGSVTVLLGGPDGLTTEGIGGTRFTQATLGIPGTPESEDAFGEVVTTPHLQSRTQATLVIGVPREDVGSIRSAGAITQLPISADGPNPRGAKTFTANTSGVQGKTGTDERFGGGPRRWG